The following coding sequences are from one Beggiatoa alba B18LD window:
- a CDS encoding winged helix-turn-helix domain-containing protein: protein MRILVIEDDKDVANYLIKGLKESGYTVDYAETGKDGLFFAASETYDAMIIDRMLPNIDGLTIIQTLRAANNKTPTLILSALAEVDDRVKGLKAGGDDYLTKPFAFSELLARLEALLRRVVHSTTETTLVVGDLSIDLLARTAKRGEQEISLQPREFRLLEYLMRHAGQVITRTMLLENVWDYHFDPQTNVIDVHISRLRQKIDKDFAKPLLHTIRGAGYMIRETTD, encoded by the coding sequence ATGCGTATTTTAGTGATAGAAGACGACAAAGACGTTGCTAACTACTTAATTAAAGGGTTAAAAGAAAGTGGTTACACCGTCGACTATGCAGAAACAGGCAAAGATGGTTTATTTTTCGCGGCGAGTGAAACGTATGACGCGATGATTATCGACCGCATGTTACCCAATATTGATGGATTAACCATCATTCAGACCTTAAGGGCGGCTAATAATAAAACCCCAACCCTCATTTTAAGCGCGTTGGCAGAAGTAGATGACCGCGTGAAAGGCTTAAAAGCAGGTGGCGATGATTATTTAACCAAACCCTTTGCTTTTAGCGAATTACTTGCCCGTTTAGAAGCCTTATTGCGCCGTGTGGTACATAGCACGACAGAAACAACTTTAGTCGTTGGTGATTTAAGCATTGATTTACTTGCCCGTACCGCAAAACGGGGTGAACAAGAAATTAGCCTACAGCCGCGCGAATTTCGATTATTAGAATACTTAATGCGTCATGCAGGACAAGTCATTACTCGCACGATGTTATTAGAAAATGTTTGGGATTATCATTTTGACCCACAAACTAATGTGATTGATGTACATATCAGTCGTTTACGGCAAAAAATTGACAAAGATTTTGCAAAGCCACTATTGCATACCATTCGCGGTGCAGGTTACATGATTCGTGAAACAACTGATTAA